The DNA region TATCCCGCCGACCGAACCGGCGACGGGTTTTGGCTACATCCAGCAGGGCGAGAAGTGGAAGAGTTTTGAGCGCCGTCCGGTTTTTAAGGTGAAGCGTTTCGTGGAAAAGCCGTCGCTCGATGTGGCGAAGGGTTATCTGGCTTCCGGCGATTACGTGTGGAACGCGGGGATGTTTGTGTGGCAGGCGTCGGTCGTTTTTGCGGCGCTGGCTGCGCACACGCCGGAGCTGAATGCGGGTGTGGCGCCGATCCGTGCGGCGCTGGCGAAGGGCAAGCCGCTCGGGCCGGTGCTCAAGAAGATTTATCCGACGCTCGTGAAGATCTCGGTGGATTACGCGCTGCTGGAAAAGTCGGCGAACGTGGTGGTGCTGCCGTCGTCTTTTGACTGGGGTGATGTGGGCTCGTGGCCAGCGGTGCCGGATCACTATCCGAAGGACGCGGCGGGCAATGTCTCGAAGGGCCTGGCGATTATCGAGCAGGGCAAGGGTAACATCGTGTTTTCGTCGGATGGGCATCTCACCGCCGTGCTGGGCGCGGATGATTTGATCGTGGTGAACACGCCTGACGCGACACTGGTCGCGCCGAAGTCGAAGGCGCAGGAGATCAAGCTGCTGCTGAAGCGCATCGAGGCGCTGAAGAACGGGCAGAAGTGGCTTTAATTTGAGCCGTTGACCGCACGATGAAGTGTCTGGGCATTGATTGGGGTGAGCGCCGGATCGGGCTCAGTTTTGGAGACGAGATCGGCGTCGCCACTCCGTTGCCCGCGCTCATCGATGCCGATGCGGACAAGCGCTGGGCGGAGCTGGGGAAAATCATCCGTCAGCGGAGGATCACGGATTTGGTCGTGGGGTATCCGCTAAACATGGACGAGACGGAAGGGTTCAAGGCGAAGGAGGTGGAGAAGTTCGCGCGGCGGCTGGACGCGGAGTTCAAGCTGCCGGTGCATCTCGTGGACGAGCGGCTGACGTCGTATGAAGCGGAGTCGTCGATTCCGAAGTCGAAGCGGCGTGAGGTGCGGGCGAGCGGGCTGATCGATTCGCGCGCGGCGACGATTATTTTGCAGGATTTTCTGGAGGAGAATCTGTCGCTGCCACCGCCGCCGGAGGATCTGCCGTGAGTGGCGGCGTGAAGACGCCGGACGCGAGTGGCGATAGTGAAGACGATCCGCGCGGGCCGAGGAAGCCGCATGTGCCGGAGGCGCTGCCTGCGGGTGTGACGCGGTGGAAATGTGTGTGCGCGTACGATGGGACGAGCTTTGCGGGCTGGCAGAGTCAGCCGGGCGGGACGGCGATCCAGGATGTGATCGAGGCGCGGATCGCGCAGATTTTTGGCGGACTGATCCGCATCAACGCGAGCGGGCGGACGGATGCGGGCGTGCATGCGCACGGGCAGGTTTTTCATTTCGATGCGGCGTGGAGGCACGGGCCGGAGAAACTGCGGGCGGCGTTGCGCGTGGGGCTGCCGCCGGGGATTCAGATCAAATCGGTGCGCGCGGTGACGGCGGACTTTCATTCGCGATTTTCGGCGGTGGGGAAGACGTATGTTTATCATATCCATCTCGGAGATGCGGATCCATTCACGCGGCCGTTCTCGTGGGTGATCGAGCGGCCGATCGATCTCGAGGCGATGGCGAAGGGCGCGGCGGTGTTGGAGGGGAAGCATGATTTCCGCGCGTTCTCGGCGCTGAACGGGCCGCCGAAGGAAGACACGGTGCGCGATCTGCGACGGTTCGATCTGGTGAAGCGCGGAAAGCATGTGCGCATCACGGCGACGGCGGATGGGTTCATGTACAAGATGGTGCGCAGTCTGGGGGGCGCGCTGGTGTCGGTCGGTTATGGCAATCTTTCGGTGGAGCAGCTGGGGGAATTGTTGAAGACAGGGAAACGGGTGGCGCGGGTGGAGACTGCGCCGCCGCAAGGCTTGTTTTTGATGAAGGTGTTTTATTGAGTCGCGGCATGGCGATTCAGGGATGCGAGGGGAGCGCGCGGAACTGGCGCGCGAAAATTCGTGAGTGTGCGGGCGGGTTGCTTCCGTTCGTGGATCTGGCGTTTCCGCCGGGCTGCGTGAGTTGCGGGGAGCTGGTGGAGGGATCGGGTTACCGGCATCTGTGCGTGGCGTGCGCGGGTAAGATCGATTTTGTGGAGGAGCCGGCGTGCGTGACGTGCGGGCATCCGTTTTATGGAGACGTGGAGGGCGAGCGGATGTGTCCGCATTGCGAGGGGATGCATCCGGCGTATCGCGAGGGGCGGACGGCGGTGTTGTTCAAAGGTGCGGCGCGGGCGCTGGTGCATGAGTTGAAATATCACCGCGGGCTGCACGTGCTGGAGGACATCGCGGAGGTTTTCCGGCGGTCGGAGCGGGTGATGACGTTGGTCGCGGATGCGACGCTGATCCCGGTACCGTTGCATCCGCGGAAGAAGCGGGAGCGCGGGTACAACCAGAGCGAGTTACTCGCGGAGGCGTTGGTGAAGGCGTCGGGCGGGCGCGCACGGATCGAGGCCTTGTTAAGGCGTGTAGTGGACACGGCTTCGCAGACGGGATTTGACCGGAAGACGCGCCGGACGAACCTGAAAAATGCCTTTGCACTGACTCCGGGCGGCCTCATAACGCCGGGACACCATTACATTCTTGTCGACGATGTTTTCACCACAGGTTCAACGCTCAACAGCTGCGCAGGCGTTCTTCGCCGCGCGGGTTGCCTGAACCTCGATGTCGTCACGTTTGGACACGGTTAAACTCCCTCCCTCCATGTCGATGTTTAGTAAGCCGAAGTATTCGACCGCCGTCGTCAAAAAGAAGGACATCCCCAAGGGTCTTTATACCAAAGACCCGATCTCCGGGGAAATCGTCTTTAACAAGGAGCTCGAGGACAACCTGATGGTAGTCCCGAAATCCGGATACCATTTCCCGATCGGTGCGCGGCCCCGCATCGCAGCGCTGTTCGACGAAGGCACGTTCAAGGAAGCCGACGAGAGTCTTCGCTCGGCGGATCCGCTGAAGTTCGTGGATTCGGCGCGTTATCCGGATCGCATCAAAAAGTACGAAAAGGAAAGCGGGCTCAAAGAGGCCGTGATCTGCGGGACGGGGGATATTTATGGAATCCCGGTGTCGGTCGCGGTGATGGATTTTCGTTTTTGCGGGGGCGCGATGGGGTCGGCGGTCGGTGAGAAAATCACGCGCGCGATCGAGGTCGCGTTGAAGAAAAAAATCCCGTGCCTGATTTTTTCGGCGTCAGGCGGCGCGCGCATGCAGGAAGGTATTTTCTCGCTCATGCAGATGGCGAAGACGAGCGCGGCGCTCGGGCGTCTCGCGGAAGCGAAGCTGCCGTTCATCTCGATCCTCACGCATCCGACGATGGGTGGGGTGACGGCGAGTTTCGCGACGCTGGGCGATGTGATCCTCGCGGAGCCGGGGGCGCTGGTGGGATTTGCCGGCGCGCGTGTCATCAAAGACACGGTGAAGCAGACGCTGCCCGCGGGTTTCCAGACGGCGGAGTTTTTGCAGAAGCACGGGCTGGTGGACCAGATCGTGCCGCGTCACGAGATGCGCGAACGCATCGCGGATTTGCTCGGCGCGCTGTTCTTGCGGAAGCCGGTTGTCTCGAAGGCTGAGCCGGCGAAGGCGGGCTGAGCTGGCGAAGCAGCGGCTTCAGGTCGCATCGATATGCCGGCCATCGTGCTCAACGATTATCCTGCGGTGCAGGACTATCTCTTCGCCCTGAAAGCGAAGGGCGTGAAGTTTGGCATCGACCGGATGCAGTCATGGGTCGGTGCGCTCGGGCATCCGGAGCGGAAGACGCCGGTTATCCATATTGCGGGTACAAACGGGAAGGGGTCGGTGGCGGCGATGCTGGAGGCAATTTTTAGCGAGGCGGGTTGGAAGACCGGGCTCTACACGTCGCCGCATCTGGTACGGCTGGGCGAGCGCGTGCAGGTGGGGCGGAGGATTTTGAGCGAGCGTGAAATCACGACGTACACGAACGAGCTGAGGGTGATCGCGGAAGACGTGTCGCGGGAAAATCCGGACGATCACCCGAGTTTTTTCGAGTTCATGACGGCGATGGCGTTTCTCCAGTTCGCGCGGGAGAAGTGCGATATCGCGATCGTTGAAGTCGGCATGGGCGGGCGCCTGGATGCGACGAACGTGGTAGTCCCGGAAGTCGCGGTGATCACGAGTATCGGGCTCGATCACACGGAGTTTCTCGGGGACACGATTGAAAAGATCGCGGCGGAGAAAGCGGGCATCATCAAGCACGGGCGGCCGGTGGTGATCGGGGTGCTGCCGGAGGCGGCGGACCGCGTGATCCGGGCGATCTCGAAAGAGAAGCACGCGCCGCTGTACAGTGTGCGCGAGGCGTTGGGGGATTTTTCGGAGGCTTACCCGCGGACAAATCTGGAGGGGGATTATCAGCGCGTGAATGCCGCGACGGCGGCGCTGGTCGCGCGGTTGCTGCAAGCGACGTGGCGGTTCACCGAGGAATCGGTGGCGCGTGGGTTGATGAAGGTGCGCTGGCCGGGGCGTTGGCAGCGGATGACGCTGGGCGGGCGTAGCCTGATCCTGGATGCGTCGCACAATCCGGAAGGCGCGGGGACGCTCGAAAAGAATCTAGCGCGGCTGGTGAAGGAGACGGGGCGCGCGCCGGTGGTGGTTACTGGCGTGCTGGGTGCGGCGCGGGCGAAGGCGTTAATCGAGACGATCAGCCGCTATGCGAAGGAGATTCACTTTGTGATCCCGCAGCAGGCGAGGGCGTGCTCGTTTGAGGAACTGGAGGCGCTGGTGCCGAGGACGTTCTCGGGTGCGGTGAAGCGGACGACGGTGGCGGAAGTTTTTCCCGGATCGGGCGTGGCGTGTCGCGTGGGTGGACCGGAAGATACGGTGGTCGTGACGGGATCGATTTATCTGCTCGGGGAAATTTTTGCGCGGATTGAGCCGGAGCGCGGGGCGGGCGAGGGGCGGTTGCAGGATTTTTGAAGATTGGTCGTGTTTGATCAGTCACCGCCGCGCTTGCGGGACTCTGCGATGGCTTGGGCGACTTGAGCGTTAAAGCGAGAGTTAGAGCCGCCGTTGGCGACCGTGCGGAAGAGCCCGGCCTGTTGCGAAGTCAGCCGGTTGGCGGCGGCCTGATCGATGAGTTTCCAGTCGAGGCTATTGAGCTCTACGGAGCCGCCATTCGCGAAGTTGGTGCTTTGGGTGACGATGGATTGGGTGAGCTGGTCGATTTGCGAAACGGTCAGCGGCATTTGTTCGGTGGCGGCGAGACCGGCGAACGCCTTCACCAGCAAGCGCGCGGGCTGAGTGCGCTCGTACTGACGTAGATTTTTTAGAAGAGCGGGGCCGAGGAGCGTATTGAGCGTGGCAGTTTCTTGCTGGTAGGACTGATTCAAAAATCCAGCGGGCTGCTGTGGGCGATCCGGAGAATTGC from Nibricoccus aquaticus includes:
- a CDS encoding bifunctional folylpolyglutamate synthase/dihydrofolate synthase; the protein is MPAIVLNDYPAVQDYLFALKAKGVKFGIDRMQSWVGALGHPERKTPVIHIAGTNGKGSVAAMLEAIFSEAGWKTGLYTSPHLVRLGERVQVGRRILSEREITTYTNELRVIAEDVSRENPDDHPSFFEFMTAMAFLQFAREKCDIAIVEVGMGGRLDATNVVVPEVAVITSIGLDHTEFLGDTIEKIAAEKAGIIKHGRPVVIGVLPEAADRVIRAISKEKHAPLYSVREALGDFSEAYPRTNLEGDYQRVNAATAALVARLLQATWRFTEESVARGLMKVRWPGRWQRMTLGGRSLILDASHNPEGAGTLEKNLARLVKETGRAPVVVTGVLGAARAKALIETISRYAKEIHFVIPQQARACSFEELEALVPRTFSGAVKRTTVAEVFPGSGVACRVGGPEDTVVVTGSIYLLGEIFARIEPERGAGEGRLQDF
- a CDS encoding mannose-1-phosphate guanylyltransferase; translation: MPQQFVVIIAGGKGERFWPASRAQRPKHLLPIVGTKPMLAQTLDRVRPLVSAKNTYVITSAVQEDAVREVCSKLPKANIIAEPVGRDTAAAVALAAAVIAARDPKGVFAVLPADHIIHDAKSYQRDLKAAFAAATEAEVMVTIGIPPTEPATGFGYIQQGEKWKSFERRPVFKVKRFVEKPSLDVAKGYLASGDYVWNAGMFVWQASVVFAALAAHTPELNAGVAPIRAALAKGKPLGPVLKKIYPTLVKISVDYALLEKSANVVVLPSSFDWGDVGSWPAVPDHYPKDAAGNVSKGLAIIEQGKGNIVFSSDGHLTAVLGADDLIVVNTPDATLVAPKSKAQEIKLLLKRIEALKNGQKWL
- the accD gene encoding acetyl-CoA carboxylase, carboxyltransferase subunit beta; amino-acid sequence: MSMFSKPKYSTAVVKKKDIPKGLYTKDPISGEIVFNKELEDNLMVVPKSGYHFPIGARPRIAALFDEGTFKEADESLRSADPLKFVDSARYPDRIKKYEKESGLKEAVICGTGDIYGIPVSVAVMDFRFCGGAMGSAVGEKITRAIEVALKKKIPCLIFSASGGARMQEGIFSLMQMAKTSAALGRLAEAKLPFISILTHPTMGGVTASFATLGDVILAEPGALVGFAGARVIKDTVKQTLPAGFQTAEFLQKHGLVDQIVPRHEMRERIADLLGALFLRKPVVSKAEPAKAG
- the ruvX gene encoding Holliday junction resolvase RuvX, producing MKCLGIDWGERRIGLSFGDEIGVATPLPALIDADADKRWAELGKIIRQRRITDLVVGYPLNMDETEGFKAKEVEKFARRLDAEFKLPVHLVDERLTSYEAESSIPKSKRREVRASGLIDSRAATIILQDFLEENLSLPPPPEDLP
- a CDS encoding ComF family protein; translation: MLPFVDLAFPPGCVSCGELVEGSGYRHLCVACAGKIDFVEEPACVTCGHPFYGDVEGERMCPHCEGMHPAYREGRTAVLFKGAARALVHELKYHRGLHVLEDIAEVFRRSERVMTLVADATLIPVPLHPRKKRERGYNQSELLAEALVKASGGRARIEALLRRVVDTASQTGFDRKTRRTNLKNAFALTPGGLITPGHHYILVDDVFTTGSTLNSCAGVLRRAGCLNLDVVTFGHG
- the truA gene encoding tRNA pseudouridine(38-40) synthase TruA, with translation MKTPDASGDSEDDPRGPRKPHVPEALPAGVTRWKCVCAYDGTSFAGWQSQPGGTAIQDVIEARIAQIFGGLIRINASGRTDAGVHAHGQVFHFDAAWRHGPEKLRAALRVGLPPGIQIKSVRAVTADFHSRFSAVGKTYVYHIHLGDADPFTRPFSWVIERPIDLEAMAKGAAVLEGKHDFRAFSALNGPPKEDTVRDLRRFDLVKRGKHVRITATADGFMYKMVRSLGGALVSVGYGNLSVEQLGELLKTGKRVARVETAPPQGLFLMKVFY